The Sylvia atricapilla isolate bSylAtr1 chromosome 30, bSylAtr1.pri, whole genome shotgun sequence region GTGCATGAATCCATCTGCTCCAGAACCATCCGGCTCCCGCTGCCCACGGCGAGGGGCCGAGCAGCACCGGGGAATGTGCCCGGGCCCGGTGCTGCTCCCCCGGGAGTGGGGGGCTGCGGCCGCCCCTTCCCCTCGGCGGCCGCTCTCCTTCCCAGCGCGCCCTTCACAGGTTCTCTGAGCCAGCGGCGGGGTTGGTGTAGGTGAAGGTGCCAGCCCTCGTGGTGCTGCTGCCGGCCACcttggggagaaggaaaagtgaaGAGGTGTCAAGATTGGGCTGAGTCCCCAGCCCgtggcagcagaggaaggtCTGCATCCTCTCCACGGCCACTATGGGCAACCAAAAATTGCATGCTACCATGGTGGCGGGCTGCTGCGTGCAGCCATGGGCACTGTGGGCACCCTGGGCCCCCACGGACACCCCGAACCGCCCCGTGCGCAGGAGGAGCCGCGGTGGCCGCGGCCGTGTTCCCGCACGATAAGGCGGCCTGGTGAGCACGAAGGTAAATATTTACCCAGGCCCCTGGTATTTGCACAGGGTGAGCTGCTCGCACggagccagagcagctggacaCGGCCGCCGCCCACTGCCCCGCGTGGGGGGAGCACAGGGCACGGGGCGATGGGGCGGCCCCCTGTGCTGCAGATCGCCTTGGAGAGCCCTTTGCGCctccaggcagctcccagcgcCACACCTGAAACTCCAGttttggagctgctggtgcaggatGAGGGGAGCTGGCTACGGGAATCATCTCCTCAGCCCCCCATCAGCTCTGCAATGCCCCAAGCCTGCTCCCCCACACGTGGCAGAGGATGCCGTAACAGCAGGAGACCTGAAGGTCtggctgggacacagcagcGCAAGAGAAGGGGTGGGGTGAGCAGGCAGCGAGGCCCCTGACCCCTTTGGGGCTggacacagggagcagctgcccaaGGTCGCGGGGAGCTCTCCAGAGCCAGGTTGGGTCTGCCTGCACCGGCCGTGCACCCGCTCTGAACGCTGCTCCAGCCAGGCGTGAATGTGACACTCACCTCCTGGCGAGGCCAGTGTGGGACGAGCTCCCCGGACACCTGTCCCTGCCATCTCCATTAGACATTCACCCAGAACCCAGGGGATGCacccctgccctctgcccttGCAGCAGCTGGGACCCCAGGTATGGGGCTGGCTCTCACCTGGCTGTAGGGGTTGGGTTTGCTGTTGGGGGACACATAGCGTCCGTGGCTCTGGTACTGGAGGTATTCAGCCATGGGGTGGTAGGAATCTTTCTGGCTGAGCAGGTCCAGCTTCCCTCGGCTTTTCCGGCGGCAGGTGCAGGTGGACttggggagagagaaggggTCAGGCTTGGccagtgtggggacagggacagggacagggacagggacagggacagggacagggaccaACCAGCAGAATGCAGGTGAGGactggggtggggatggggccTCACCATTAGGAGAAGACAGGTGAAgatgctgcacagcagcaggatgctgaCCAAGACCAACAGAGCAATGGCCCAGTCTGGGACCATGTGCACTGGAGCTGGGGACATCACCGCTGTGGAGCCTGAAAGGAACAGAGCTGTGTCTGCACCACAGGCAGTACTGGGACAGAACCCTGAGAGATCCCTGGGGCAGGATACCAGGGGCTGAGCCCTCCTGCATGGGATCCACTTGCTTTTCTCAGTGCTGCCTGACACTGGGAATGTGCACTGGCTCCACCCACTGCGAGCCCCAAGTGCATCACAGCACCAAGGAGGCCCCCTCCTTCAACCAGGACAGGGAATGCCTATGGAGCCCCCCAGGCTTCCCTCAGGatccatccctcctccctccccagcctggattCTCCTCTCACTCTGGATGTTGTCCAGCTGTAGGCCCATGATGTAGCCATTCTGGTCCAGGCTCTTCCTCAGGCGCTGCTCAGCAGCATCAGGAGTGACGGCATCACTTCCATTCCCAAAGACGAGGGTGGAATGGACCTCCACCGAGCCTTGGCTGCAGGGGAGAAAGCATTAGCACCTGGATTGCCCCCAGAGGGGCTACACACCAGGGGGATACACTGCAGTACCCCAGCcccactggtgctgctgcagctcacctgTACTGCAGCTCACTGCACCCGGTGTAGGTCTGCGTGCCCATGCAGCCCGCGCAGCCAAAGACGTGTTCAAACTGGAAGGAAGCATTGAGGTCATGGCCACCTCCCCACACACACCTCCCTTTCCTGTCTCCACACAGAACTGGCCAAGCAGCTGAAGCCACCGACAGAACGGATGCTCGGAGCGCTTCCATGGAAAGCCCCAAGGTGAGGTGGCTCCTTCCCAGCACGGCCCAGGGCCTCCGCTGGTGGGGCTGGTACTCACCATGGTCAGAACAGTGCTGCTCAGGCTCCTGTACTCCTCTGATGCTGGGTCACGAAGGCTCTCATTGAAGCTCCTGTTGATAATGCGGAAGGACAGTGGGACACGGACGAGCAGCTGGACGGCACcgggcagc contains the following coding sequences:
- the MUC1 gene encoding mucin-1, which encodes MAFTVFLLLLVLGTGTCFTTTETTMEMETTETTVEMTTETTTTPTLLPKSTGGSRPQTGFPYATAFPGTNTTNFKFGNHSMGNATSNSTVGPVHGSPSIPHVNNTSNSSGWGPYLGTNGTSASPTANGSTRANGSTSAQVFPTQITSEGSTAPRQTPARGGPNPSKTTAQLPGAVQLLVRVPLSFRIINRSFNESLRDPASEEYRSLSSTVLTMFEHVFGCAGCMGTQTYTGCSELQYSQGSVEVHSTLVFGNGSDAVTPDAAEQRLRKSLDQNGYIMGLQLDNIQSSTAVMSPAPVHMVPDWAIALLVLVSILLLCSIFTCLLLMSTCTCRRKSRGKLDLLSQKDSYHPMAEYLQYQSHGRYVSPNSKPNPYSQVAGSSTTRAGTFTYTNPAAGSENL